A DNA window from Trypanosoma brucei brucei TREU927 chromosome 10, whole genome shotgun sequence contains the following coding sequences:
- a CDS encoding hypothetical protein, conserved (GPI-Anchor Signal predicted for Tb10.70.7150 by DGPI v2.04 with cleavage site probability 0.24939999 near 361; similar to TolA protein. (Swiss-Prot:P19934) (Escherichia coli;)) codes for MAAVMKLEKFFVATLIVAVTRCFAEEVDTVAPGKAPPQDVVNTLCGAKHLLEAVNKKAGTLASEVEKHVTDAKASLDGTVKASKSTQTLYEKLQKDVMDAGLTAVVVERMKGIADAAVEVAASAEEAYEKVIRTNESVGTAAAEIETSSNHSANLIDKILMATAGVEDKETEEDFCSGVENKYGDGLKNASRPHCRLFDNCKLDDINGKAWQPTHMELVITYHGICYRLDAVELSMGIAKDAATKASQMKTRAEEGMASAYQESIVVAREIAGEAERKRLLAEKELAETREKAAADAKARKEAEEEMRRRAERERAEKEEAVARAERMEKKGKTVAEVVVKAEHDQKAKDGASDISSRRIGSLWSPLRDVWLILPAASLCLWTQ; via the coding sequence ATGGCAGCAGTGATGAAATTAGAAAAGTTCTTCGTTGCAACGCTTATCGTTGCCGTCACGAGGTGCTTCGCAGAGGAAGTGGACACCGTTGCTCCAGGTAAGGCACCACCACAGGACGTAGTAAATACCTTGTGTGGGGCGAAGCATTTATTAGAAGCAGTAAATAAAAAGGCGGGGACTCTTGCGAGCGAAGTAGAAAAGCATGTCACTGATGCGAAGGCTTCTCTAGACGGAACTGTCAAAGCGTCAAAGAGCACGCAGACCTTGTACGAAAAACTGCAGAAGGATGTAATGGATGCGGGCCttaccgctgttgttgtagAACGGATGAAGGGAATTGCCGACGCCGCTGTCGAGGTGGCGGCGAGTGCCGAGGAAGCTTATGAAAAAGTGATACGAACGAATGAAAGTGTTGGGACAGCCGCAGCGGAGATAGAAACGAGTTCGAACCACTCCGCGAACCTTATCGACAAAATACTAATGGCCACCGCGGGGGTGGAAGATAAGGAAACAGAAGAAGACTTTTGCAGTGGTGTTGAAAATAAATATGGTGATGGCCTCAAGAATGCGAGTCGGCCGCATTGTCGACTATTTGACAACTGTAAGTTGGACGATATTAATGGCAAGGCATGGCAGCCCACGCACATGGAGCTGGTAATCACATACCATGGGATATGTTATCGTCTTGACGCGGTAGAACTGTCTATGGGAATTGCAAAGGACGCGGCTACGAAGGCATCGCAGATGAAGACGCGTGCTGAAGAGGGAATGGCGTCAGCTTATCAAGAGTCGATTGTCGTGGCGAGGGAAATTGCCGGGGAGGCGGAGAGAAAAAGACTACTAGCAGAAAAGGAGCTGGCGGAAACAAGGGAGAAAGCGGCTGCAGATGCCAAAGCTCGGAAAGAAGCGGAGGAAGAAATGAGACGGAGGGccgaaagggaaagagcggaaaaagaggaagctgTCGCTAGGGCGGagcgaatggaaaaaaaggggaaaacagtAGCCGAAGTTGTGGTGAAGGCTGAACATGATCAAAAGGCAAAAGACGGTGCAAGTGACATCAGCAGCCGGAGAATCGGATCCCTATGGAGTCCATTGCGCGACGTTTGGTTAATACTTCCTGCCGCCTCGCTGTGTTTATGGACTCAATGA
- a CDS encoding serine carboxypeptidase III precursor, putative (Curated by J. Mottram. similar to Serine carboxypeptidase III precursor (EC 3.4.16.5) (CP-MIII). (Swiss-Prot:P21529) (Hordeum vulgare)) produces MMLCHTSLFLISLLLLLQSASALQAIRRPTLRTTGSGWEPCDPGVNQWSGYFDIPGEQSDKHYFYWAFGPRDGNPNAPVLLWMTGGPGCSSMFALLAENGPCLMNETTGDIYNNTYSWNNHAYVIYIDQPAGVGFSYADKADYDKNEAEVSEDMYNFLQAFFGEHEDLRENDFFVVGESYGGHFAPATAYRINQGNKKGEGIYIPLAGLAVGNGLTDPYTQYASYPRLAWDWCKEVLGSPCVSSFVHVMMSAMVPACQSTISACDADNSSSADSSCKLSRVTCGPMVALFSATGLNVYDIRKTCDGPLCYNTTGVDNFMNREDVQRSLGVDPMTWQACNMEVNLMFAVDWFKNFNYTISGLLEDGVRVMIYAGDMDFICNWIGNKEWTLALQWSGSEEFVKAPGTPFSSIDGSAAGLVRSVSSNTSSMHFSFVQVYGAGHMVPMDQPAAASTIIEKFMRNEPLS; encoded by the coding sequence ATGATGCTGTGCCACACGTCGCTTTTTCTTATCTCGTTGCTACTCTTATTGCAGAGTGCAAGCGCCCTTCAGGCTATCCGCCGTCCGACGCTTCGCACGACGGGCTCTGGTTGGGAGCCTTGTGACCCCGGCGTTAATCAATGGAGCGGATATTTTGATATTCCTGGAGAGCAGAGTGACAAACATTACTTCTACTGGGCATTTGGACCACGTGATGGCAATCCCAATGCCCCAGTGCTCCTGTGGATGACAGGCGGTCCTGGATGTAGTTCCATGTTTGCGCTACTTGCAGAGAATGGACCTTGCCTCATGAACGAAACGACTGGTGACATATACAACAATACGTACTCGTGGAACAACCACGCGTATGTAATATATATCGATCAACCTGCCGGTGTGGGCTTTTCGTATGCGGATAAAGCGGATTATGATAAGAATGAAGCGGAGGTGTCGGAGGACATGTACAACTTTCTACAGGCCTTCTTTGGTGAGCACGAGGACCTGCGTGAAAACgacttctttgttgttggggAAAGCTACGGTGGCCactttgctccggctacaGCTTACCGCATTAACCAAGGCAATAAAAAGGGTGAAGGCATATACATTCCTCTTGCAGGATTGGCTGTAGGAAACGGTTTAACAGATCCGTATACACAATATGCGTCATATCCCAGACTTGCATGGGACTGGTGCAAGGAAGTTCTTGGAAGTCCGTGTGTATCTTCCTTTGTTCATGTGATGATGTCGGCGATGGTGCCCGCTTGTCAAAGTACTATTTCTGCTTGTGACGCTGATAATTCATCATCCGCGGACTCGTCGTGCAAGCTTTCCCGTGTGACTTGTGGTCCGATGGTAGCTCTGTTTTCAGCTACAGGCCTGAACGTTTATGATATCCGCAAAACATGTGATGGGCCATTATGTTACAACACAACGGGAGTTGACAACTTTATGAACCGTGAGGATGTTCAGAGGTCTCTGGGTGTAGATCCAATGACTTGGCAAGCTTGTAACATGGAGGTGAACCTGATGTTTGCCGTTGACTGGTTTAAGAACTTTAACTACACAATTAGTGGACTCCTCGAAGATGGAGTTCGAGTAATGATTTATGCCGGTGATATGGACTTTATCTGCAACTGGATTGGAAATAAGGAGTGGACACTTGCACTTCAGTGGTCTGGAAGTGAAGAGTTTGTGAAGGCCCCTGGTACCCCATTCTCATCTATTGATGGTAGTGCTGCGGGTCTTGTACGTAGCGTATCATCAAACACATCGTCAATGCACTTCAGTTTTGTGCAGGTGTACGGTGCGGGTCACATGGTGCCGATGGATCAACCTGCTGCGGCATCCACTATAATTGAGAAATTCATGAGGAACGAACCACTCTCGTAA
- a CDS encoding serine carboxypeptidase III precursor, putative (Curated by J. Mottram. GB:AAO74600.1: serine carboxypeptidase precursor {Trypanosoma cruzi;}), whose protein sequence is MMLCHTSLFLISLLLLLQSASALQAIRRPTLRTTGSGWEPCDPGVNQWSGYFDIPGEQSDKHYFYWAFGPRDGNPNAPVLLWMTGGPGCSSMFALLAENGPCLMNETTGDIYNNTYSWNNHAYVIYIDQPAGVGFSYADKADYDKNEAEVSEDMYNFLQAFFGEHEDLRENDFFVVGESYGGHFAPATAYRINQGNKKGEGIYIPLAGLAVGNGLTDPYTQYASYPRLAWDWCKEVLGYSCISRETYDSMNSMVPACQSNISACDADNSSSADSYCEMAGAACSGFVSDFLLTGINVYDIRKTCDGPLCYNTTGIDNFMNREDVQRSLGVDPMTWQACNMEVNLMFDIDWFKNFNYTISGLLEDGVRVMIYAGDMDFICNWIGNKEWTLALQWSGSEEFVKAPDTPFSSIDGSAAGLVRSVSSNTSSMHFSFVQVYRAGHMVPMDQPAAASTIIEKFMRNEPLS, encoded by the coding sequence ATGATGCTGTGCCACACGTCGCTTTTTCTTATCTCGTTGCTACTCTTATTGCAGAGTGCAAGCGCCCTTCAGGCTATCCGCCGTCCGACGCTTCGCACGACGGGCTCTGGTTGGGAGCCTTGTGACCCCGGCGTTAATCAATGGAGCGGATATTTTGATATTCCTGGAGAGCAGAGTGACAAACATTACTTCTACTGGGCATTTGGACCACGTGATGGCAATCCCAATGCCCCAGTGCTCCTGTGGATGACAGGTGGTCCTGGATGTAGTTCCATGTTTGCGCTACTTGCAGAGAATGGACCTTGCCTTATGAACGAAACGACTGGTGACATATACAACAATACGTACTCGTGGAACAACCACGCGTATGTAATATATATCGATCAACCTGCCGGTGTGGGCTTTTCGTATGCGGATAAAGCGGATTATGATAAGAATGAAGCGGAGGTATCGGAGGACATGTACAACTTTCTACAGGCCTTCTTTGGTGAGCACGAGGACCTGCGTGAAAACgacttctttgttgttggggAAAGCTACGGTGGCCactttgctccggctacaGCTTACCGCATTAACCAAGGCAATAAAAAGGGTGAAGGCATATACATTCCTCTTGCAGGATTGGCTGTAGGAAACGGTTTAACAGATCCGTATACACAATATGCGTCATATCCCAGACTTGCATGGGACTGGTGCAAGGAAGTTCTCGGCTATTCATGTATATCCCGCGAGACATATGACTCCATGAACAGTATGGTGCCCGCTTGTCAGAGTAATATTTCTGCTTGTGACGCTGATAATTCATCATCCGCGGATTCTTACTGTGAGATGGCTGGTGCTGCTTGTAGCGGCTTTGTATCTGATTTTTTGCTTACAGGTATAAACGTTTATGATATCCGCAAAACATGTGATGGGCCATTATGTTACAACACAACGGGAATTGACAACTTTATGAACCGTGAGGATGTTCAGAGGTCTCTGGGTGTAGATCCAATGACTTGGCAAGCTTGTAACATGGAGGTGAACCTGATGTTTGACATTGACTGGTTTAAGAACTTTAACTACACAATTAGTGGACTCCTCGAAGATGGAGTTCGAGTAATGATTTATGCCGGTGATATGGACTTTATCTGCAACTGGATTGGAAATAAGGAGTGGACACTTGCACTTCAGTGGTCTGGAAGTGAAGAGTTTGTGAAGGCCCCTGATACCCCATTCTCATCTATTGATGGTAGTGCTGCGGGTCTTGTACGTAGTGTATCATCAAACACATCGTCAATGCACTTCAGTTTTGTGCAGGTGTACCGTGCGGGTCACATGGTGCCGATGGATCAACCTGCTGCGGCATCCACTATAATTGAGAAATTCATGAGGAACGAACCACTCTCGTAA
- a CDS encoding serine carboxypeptidase III precursor, putative (Curated by J. Mottram. similar to Serine carboxypeptidase III precursor (EC 3.4.16.5). (Swiss- Prot:32826)(Arabidopsis thaliana)) yields MRLISYPVMLSLLAACILVVVLANTVYRSLSLALRTTGSGWEPCDPGVNQWSGYFDIPGEQSDKHYFYWAFGPRDGNPNAPVLLWMTGGPGCSSMFALLAENGPCLMNETTGDIYNNTYSWNNHAYVIYIDQPAGVGFSYADKADYDKNEAEVSEDMYNFLQAFFGEHEDLRENDFFVVGESYGGHFAPATAYRINQGNKKGEGIYIPLAGLAVGNGLTDPYTQYASYPRLAWDWCKEVLGSPCVSRETYDSMNSMVPACQKVINACNAGASSSQYLCKLSRVTCDPVTNLFTLTKISTYDIRRKCNATLCYKFDAIPAFMNRENVQKSLGVRPTVWKSCVFDASKMFNIDWSKNFNYTISGLLEDGVRVMIYAGDMDFICNWIGNKEWTLALQWSGSEEFVKAPDTPFSSIDGSAAGLVRSVSSNTSSMHFSFVQVYRAGHMVPMDQPAAASTIIEKFMRNEPLS; encoded by the coding sequence ATGCGGCTCATTTCGTATCCGGTAATGCTATCGTTACTGGCTGCTTGCATCCTGGTCGTAGTTTTAGCAAATACTGTCTATCGTAGTTTATCTCTAGCGCTTCGCACGACGGGCTCTGGTTGGGAGCCTTGTGACCCCGGCGTTAATCAATGGAGCGGATATTTTGATATTCCTGGAGAGCAGAGTGACAAACATTACTTCTACTGGGCATTTGGACCACGTGATGGCAATCCCAATGCCCCAGTGCTCCTGTGGATGACAGGTGGTCCTGGATGTAGTTCCATGTTTGCGCTACTTGCAGAGAATGGACCTTGCCTCATGAACGAAACGACTGGTGACATATACAACAATACGTACTCGTGGAACAACCACGCGTATGTAATATATATCGATCAACCTGCCGGTGTGGGCTTTTCGTATGCGGATAAAGCGGATTATGATAAGAATGAAGCGGAGGTATCGGAGGACATGTACAACTTTCTACAGGCCTTCTTTGGTGAGCACGAGGACCTGCGTGAAAACgacttctttgttgttggggAAAGCTACGGTGGCCactttgctccggctacaGCTTACCGCATTAACCAAGGCAATAAAAAGGGTGAAGGCATATACATTCCTCTTGCAGGATTGGCTGTAGGAAACGGTTTAACAGATCCGTATACACAATATGCGTCATATCCCAGACTTGCATGGGACTGGTGCAAGGAAGTTCTTGGAAGTCCGTGTGTATCCCGCGAGACATATGACTCCATGAACAGTATGGTGCCCGCTTGCCAGAAAGTGATCAACGCGTGCAACGCTGGCGCTTCATCATCGCAGTATTTGTGTAAGTTGTCTCGTGTGACATGCGATCCTGTGACTAATCTTTTCACTTTGACAAAAATAAGTACTTATGATATCCGAAGAAAATGCAACGCAACACTTTGCTACAAATTTGATGCCATACCCGCTTTTATGAACCGTGAGAATGTTCAGAAGTCACTTGGTGTCCGCCCTACTGTTTGGAAATCTTGCGTTTTTGATGCTAGCAAAATGTTCAACATTGACTGGTCTAAGAACTTTAACTACACAATTAGTGGACTCCTCGAAGATGGAGTTCGAGTAATGATTTATGCCGGTGATATGGACTTTATCTGCAACTGGATTGGAAATAAGGAGTGGACACTTGCACTTCAGTGGTCTGGAAGTGAAGAGTTTGTGAAGGCCCCTGATACCCCATTCTCATCTATTGATGGTAGTGCTGCGGGTCTTGTACGTAGTGTATCATCAAACACATCGTCAATGCACTTCAGTTTTGTGCAGGTGTACCGTGCGGGTCACATGGTGCCGATGGATCAACCTGCTGCGGCATCCACTATAATTGAGAAATTCATGAGGAACGAACCACTCTCGTAA
- a CDS encoding t-complex protein 1 subunit delta (similar to T-complex protein 1, delta subunit (TCP-1-delta) (CCT-delta). (Swiss-Prot:P47208) (Caenorhabditis elegans;)): MSTKKANENKKDTNTQTDVRLSNITSAKAVADCIRTSLGPRGMDKMIIEPRGEVIISNDGATILSKLQVTHPCAKMLVELSKAQDVEAGDGTTSVVVLCGALLRAVEELLLKGIHPTQISECFNECAKLAEQVLEGMSVKIDINDRETLIRAAITSLNSKIISQNSDLIAPMAVDAVRQIMRDNGDVDLRDVRIVTALGGTIDESVMLSNGMVFKQKASHVAGGPVRIANATIALIQFQLSPPKTDMESTVTISDYNQMDRALKEERKYLLNLCKQIKDAGVNVLLVQKSVLRDAVTVQSLDFLAKMKIMVVKDVERSDIDFITKTIGCLPVANIENLKPEKFGHADLVVEENTPSGKIIRITGVQPPSEKINLQLFGKTVTFFLRGSNNLMLEEAERALHDSLCVIRSIVKKRAIVAGGAAGETEVCLQLSKYARERAQGMQTFCMRAFADAFEVVPYTLAENAGLQPISIVTELRNAHASGNKNAGVNVRKGCVTDMVEENVVQPLLVSTSAVRLAAECVMMILKIDDIIMTRA; the protein is encoded by the coding sequence ATGTCTACCAAGAAggcaaatgaaaacaagaaagacacaaacacacaaactgATGTGCGTCTAAGTAACATCACCTCTGCCAAAGCTGTGGCGGATTGTATTCGCACTTCTCTCGGCCCTCGAGGCATGGATAAGATGATTATTGAACCTCGCGGTGAGGTAATCATCAGTAACGATGGTGCGACGATCCTTTCCAAACTGCAGGTAACTCACCCGTGTGCCAAGATGTTGGTGGAACTTTCCAAAGCACAGGATGTGGAGGCGGGAGACGGGACTACAAGTGTTGTAGTGCTCTGTGGCGCTCTGCTACGTGCTGTGGAGGAACTGCTGTTGAAGGGAATTCATCCGACGCAGATATCCGAGTGTTTCAACGAATGTGCTAAATTAGCTGAACAGGTGTTGGAAGGGATGAGCGTGAAAATTGACATCAACGACAGGGAGACGCTCATTAGGGCCGCCATCACGTCGCTAAACTCAAAAATCATTTCGCAGAATAGCGATTTGATAGCCCCAATGGCTGTGGATGCGGTGAGGCAAATAATGAGGGATAACGGCGACGTGGATTTGCGAGATGTGCGCATCGTGACGGCCCTCGGAGGGACAATCGACGAGTCGGTAATGCTTTCGAACGGTATGGTGTTCAAGCAGAAGGCGTCCCACGTCGCCGGTGGTCCAGTGCGCATTGCAAACGCCACAATAGCCCTTATTCAGTTTCAGCTTTCGCCACCCAAGACGGACATGGAGAGTACTGTTACTATCAGCGACTACAACCAGATGGATCGGGCGTTAAAGGAGGAACGAAAGTACCTTCTGAACCTTTGCAAACAGATTAAGGATGCAGGTGTAAATGTGCTGCTGGTGCAAAAATCCGTTCTTCGTGACGCTGTGACCGTGCAGAGTCTCGACTTCCTCGCCAAGATGAAGATCATGGTGGTAAAGGACGTTGAGCGCAGCGACATCGACTTTATTACCAAAACGATCGGGTGCCTCCCTGTGGCGAACATAGAGAACTTGAAGCCGGAGAAATTTGGCCATGCAGATCTTGTGGTAGAGGAAAACACCCCGAGCGGAAAGATTATCCGAATCACGGGGGTGCAGCCTCCGTCGGAGAAGATTAACCTGCAGCTCTTTGGAAAAactgttacttttttcttacgCGGAAGCAATAACCTGATGCTGGAGGAGGCTGAGCGTGCGCTACATGATTCGCTTTGTGTGATCCGTTCCATCGTGAAGAAGCGCGCCATTGTAGCTGGTGGTGCCGCTGGCGAAACTGAGGTGTGCCTTCAACTCAGCAAATACGCACGGGAGCGCGCTCAGGGTATGCAAACCTTTTGCATGCGTGCCTTCGCAGATGCTTTCGAGGTTGTCCCATACACACTAGCCGAAAATGCCGGCCTTCAGCCTATTTCTATCGTAACGGAGCTCCGCAATGCGCATGCCAGTGGAAACAAGAACGCTGGTGTTAACGTACGAAAAGGTTGTGTGACAGATATGGTGGAGGAGAATGTCGTGCAGCCGCTACTGGTGTCGACGTCGGCTGTCAGGCTCGCTGCGGAATGTGTGATGATGATCCTCAAGATCGACGACATCATCATGACACGGGCGTAA
- a CDS encoding cell division protein kinase 2 homolog 1 (curated by M. Parsons, P. Ward, J. Mottram; identical to SP:P38973: Cell division control protein 2 homolog 1 (EC 2.7.1.-). {Trypanosoma brucei brucei;}), with product MGSRYERLQKIGEGSYGVVFRARDVTTGTIVAVKRIRLEKEEEGVPCTAIREISILKELRHENIVRLLDVCHSEKRLTLVFECMEMDLKKYMDHVGGDLDAGTIQEFMRSLLSGVRFCHERNVLHRDLKPPNLLISREKELKLADFGLGRAFGIPVKKFTQEVVTLWYRSPDVLLGSTQYGTPVDIWSVGCIFAEMAIGAPLFTGKNDADQLLRIFQFLGTPNRQVWPSMDTYPNSSNMLSRPEFQQTLAATCEEQFQTNPAYAKLGPQGIDLLRWLLRYEPSERLTAAQALEHPYFSVEF from the coding sequence ATGGGGAGTCGTTACGAGCGGCTTCAGAAGATTGGCGAGGGATCGTACGGTGTGGTGTTCAGAGCCCGTGATGTTACAACTGGGACTATCGTTGCGGTTAAGCGCATTCGCctagaaaaggaggaggaaggtgTTCCATGCACCGCTATTCGGGAGATCTCCATCCTGAAGGAGCTTCGTCACGAGAACATCGTGAGGTTGTTGGACGTTTGCCATAGCGAGAAACGACTCACGCTTGTGTTTGAGTGCATGGAGATGGATCTCAAGAAATACATGGACCACGTGGGCGGTGACTTGGACGCGGGCACCATCCAAGAGTTTATGCGCAGCCTTCTTAGCGGAGTCCGTTTTTGCCATGAAAGGAATGTGCTGCACCGTGATTTGAAACCACCTAACCTTTTAATATCGCGCGAAAAGGAGCTCAAACTGGCTGACTTTGGGCTGGGGCGCGCATTTGGTATTCCTGTTAAAAAGTTCACTCAGGAGGTGGTGACGTTGTGGTATCGCTCACCAGACGTGTTGTTAGGCTCCACGCAGTACGGCACACCTGTTGATATTTGGTCGGTTGGGTGCATCTTTGCTGAGATGGCCATTGGCGCTCCTCTCTTCACGGGGAAGAATGATGCGGATCAACTGCTACGAATATTTCAGTTCCTCGGTACTCCAAATAGACAAGTGTGGCCATCCATGGACACATATCCCAACTCTTCCAACATGCTGAGCAGACCGGAGTTTCAGCAAACCCTTGCAGCGACCTGTGAAGAGCAGTTTCAAACGAATCCCGCCTATGCGAAACTTGGCCCGCAGGGGATTGATCTTCTTCGTTGGCTGCTGAGGTATGAGCCAAGTGAACGATTAACCGCAGCTCAGGCATTGGAGCACCCATACTTTTCTGTCGAGTTCTAA
- a CDS encoding 40S ribosomal protein S23, putative (similar to 40S ribosomal protein S23. (Swiss- Prot:P39028) (Homo sapiens;Mus musculus;Rattus norvegicus)), producing the protein MTKTNGQHAARKLVRLRRKNRWADKGWKKSHTFVAQKANPFGGSSHAKGIVLEKIGVGAKQPNSAIRKCVRVQLIKNDKKIIAFVPNDGCLHFIEENDEVLVSGFGRSGHAVGDIPGVRFKIVKVSSVGLYALYRQKKEKPRN; encoded by the coding sequence ATGACGAAGACCAACGGACAGCACGCAGCTCGTAAGCTCGTCCGCCTGCGCCGTAAGAACCGCTGGGCAGACAAGGGTTGGAAGAAGTCCCACACATTTGTGGCACAGAAGGCCAACCCATTCGGTGGTTCATCGCATGCCAAGGGCATCGTGTTGGAGAAGATTGGCGTTGGAGCGAAACAACCCAACTCTGCCATTCGTAAGTGCGTTCGTGTGCAGCTGATCAAGAATGACAAGAAGATCATCGCTTTCGTTCCCAATGATGGTTGCCTGCACTTTATCGAGGAGAATGACGAGGTGCTGGTCTCTGGTTTCGGTCGTTCCGGTCACGCCGTTGGTGATATTCCCGGGGTGCGATTTAAGATCGTGAAGGTCTCCAGTGTCGGGTTGTACGCTTTGTACCGtcagaagaaggagaagccaCGTAACTAG